One Methanobacteriaceae archaeon genomic region harbors:
- a CDS encoding DUF169 domain-containing protein, which yields MESSCEVSGYDEVSEKIKKSLGLEKSPVAIKFVLREKDLPKDIPKISESIRHCEMVQKAAQGETFYATSDEQLCKGGATAIGLMDAPEKVKTGEFYYELERFSSLGSAKRTMDAIPKIENMMYALVYAPLEKANFHPDIIVIISNPAQAMKLSQALVYTLGGRVESNFAGIQSICADAVAGPFLRKTANITLGCSGSRKFADIKDEEVIVGLNGENIGCVVNALGEIS from the coding sequence ATGGAAAGTAGTTGTGAAGTTAGTGGATATGATGAAGTTTCAGAAAAGATTAAAAAGTCACTTGGTTTAGAAAAATCTCCGGTAGCCATAAAATTTGTTTTAAGGGAAAAAGATTTACCGAAAGATATTCCAAAAATATCTGAAAGTATTAGGCACTGTGAAATGGTGCAAAAAGCTGCTCAAGGAGAGACTTTTTATGCAACCTCAGATGAACAGCTTTGTAAAGGTGGGGCTACGGCCATTGGACTTATGGATGCACCGGAGAAAGTAAAAACTGGAGAATTCTATTATGAATTAGAAAGATTTTCCAGTCTGGGATCGGCCAAAAGAACCATGGATGCCATTCCTAAAATCGAAAATATGATGTATGCTTTAGTATACGCCCCGCTAGAAAAAGCTAATTTCCATCCGGATATAATAGTAATTATTTCTAATCCAGCTCAGGCCATGAAATTATCCCAGGCCCTAGTTTACACCCTTGGTGGAAGAGTAGAATCCAACTTTGCTGGGATCCAATCCATATGTGCTGATGCAGTGGCGGGCCCATTTTTAAGAAAAACAGCTAATATTACATTAGGATGCAGTGGATCACGTAAATTTGCTGATATTAAAGATGAAGAGGTTATTGTAGGCCTTAATGGGGAGAATATTGGTTGCGTGGTCAATGCATTAGGTGAGATAAGTTAA